Part of the Henckelia pumila isolate YLH828 chromosome 2, ASM3356847v2, whole genome shotgun sequence genome is shown below.
TTGAATGAAGAATTTGGTTCTGGGAAATTTTCTTTGTGTCTCTTCTATAAGCTTTCCCATATTTACACTTTTCCAACGGAATACAACATTCCCTTAACAATTTCCGCTGCCAAAATTTCAACAAATTGAAGCGGCTCATGTAATTTTGAAACCTGCTCGCAATTGTGTGCGTTATATTGGGAGAATGCCGGTTAATATGGATATAAGTATAtctgtttgatttgaaaatgttctggtttatttttattttgagtagatctttttgaaaaaaaataaagcttTCAAGTCCTTGATCACAGAGGTATCATGCTTGGCTTATTGTATGTATATTTTACCAGATCGTAGAAATAAGTTTAGTTTAACTGAGATGTTTAGAAATGATTAGCTGATACCATTTTAGTATCTATAGAATTATGATGCAGCTATTTCAGCAGTTCAAATTTTGCGGCCTTCAACAGCGTGATCCAAATATTCAGACTTTTCACTTGAAATCTAATATGGTGTGTctaattgaaatatatataaagtgttttttgtgtgtttttatgtcAGACTGATCAGTTAAATAAAACATGTCATGTTATTTCCTTTATGCCATTTTATGGCACTTGTGTTTACTTATAAAGGATGTTTCATAAGGTTTGTGAAGATAGGTTAATTCATTCTGATAAACGAGACGAAGGTACTGTTTGGACTTTCCTAATCAAtacattttttctttatttcagtTTGCTTTCAAGCTTTTACCTCTGAATTTCTCAATGTACAGCTATTTCATTTGTGAAGCACTGATGTTCTTGATTAGAAGCTTCCCACTTAGGTCTAAGACATTGGTTGGAACAAATAACTTAGAAATAGCTCATCAATCCTGAGGGTGTAATTTTGCTTACACTCCGGCTCTAAACCCTCAAGAACTGCCTGCTTTGATTCATGAAAATTTCacatgatttgatttgatagttGCTTATTTGCTATAGCTTTCCTGAAGATGATTTGTGGCACTTGACGTTGTTGGTTTGTTGGTGTGTTGTATCATAATAGGTTGATATGGTCATAGTCCCTGCAACTACTGGACAGATGGGTGTTTTGCCTGGTCATGTAGCTACGATCGCTGAGCTTAAACCTGGTATTTTATCAGTTCATGATGGTAACGACATAAACAAATATTTTCTGAGCAGCGGGTTTGCCTTTATCCACGCGAACTCTGTTGCTGATATAATAGCTGTTGAGGCCACGCCTGTGGACCGCATTGATCCAGATTTGGTTCAGAAAGGGCTTGTCGAATTCCAACAAAAGTTAAACTCAGCATCAACCGATGTTGAGAAAGCTGAAGCCCAAATCGGGGTTGATTTACACAGTGCTCTGAGTGCCGCTCTCACGGGTTAAAAGCTAGTAGTAGTACATAGAGACATGTTTCTTTTATCCACATTTTTCTTTCCTGTTTGAGTTGAATCTTTTTGTACCCATTCGCAGTGGCTGGCTTTCAGCTTCTTGTTGAAACGATCATCTCTAAATCGTGAGATTAAGGGGCTTCTTGAATAAATTTTGAGACAAATTTGGCTCTGATACGTTTCTTGAACTTGTGATTTGGTATCAGTTTTATTTTCCCATCGTACTACTAAATGTGTTCCATGCATCATGGTAATTGCTTTCATCCATCAATCCTCTGTTTCTCCAAAAGTTCATTCAATATGTGTCCACTAGACTCCtcttttaacaaaagaaatGTGTGGAaatagttattttctctcatcCATCAATCCTCTTCTCCTAGTTAATGACTTAATGTATGTTTCCTTTTAAATATAGACCTTCCACCTGTATGCATAAAAGAAAATATGGGAAAGCAAAGATCCAAAAAATGTTGGAAGTTTCTATTGTGTAAAACAAAGACGATGgaaaaatcttttcttagaacAATTACTTTacttaatcaattaattaatatagCAAATCAACGAGGAGTTCACGCGGTATACAAATTTGAGTGGAAATAGTAAGAATCTACCGATTAATTTACAACTatcattgaattttttttgtttattatatACTAAGATaagatattattat
Proteins encoded:
- the LOC140881981 gene encoding ATP synthase subunit delta', mitochondrial-like, with translation MLRRAPRFLLDRASAATMRWCRPFSSDLPAEASGDSTFVDAWKKVVPNIDPPKTPSAYMAPRPPVPSTLPSKLTVNLVLPYDSILSAKEVDMVIVPATTGQMGVLPGHVATIAELKPGILSVHDGNDINKYFLSSGFAFIHANSVADIIAVEATPVDRIDPDLVQKGLVEFQQKLNSASTDVEKAEAQIGVDLHSALSAALTG